A window from Theobroma cacao cultivar B97-61/B2 chromosome 3, Criollo_cocoa_genome_V2, whole genome shotgun sequence encodes these proteins:
- the LOC18605816 gene encoding protein yippee-like At4g27740 produces MESGGLAFYSCRNCRNPLALGDDLVSKNYIAKSGKAYMFLHAMNIVLGPKQDRQLITGLYTTADIYCSKCGEELGWKYVQAYDLKNRFKEGKFILEKLKMVEEH; encoded by the exons ATGGAATCCGGTGGTCTAGCATTCTACAGCTGCAGAAACTGCCGAAATCCCCTTGCCCTCGGCGATGATCTTGTTTCTAAAAATTATATA GCAAAATCAGGGAAGGCTTATATGTTTCTGCATGCAATGAACATTGTTCTGGGGCCAAAGCAGGACAGGCAATTGATAACTGGTCTTTATACCACTGCTGATATCTATTGCAGCAAGTGTGGTGAAGAACTGGGCTGGAAATATGTGCAAGCCTATGACTTGAAAAACAGGTTCAAGGAAGGGAAGTTTATTCTCGAAAAACTTAAGATGGTCGAAGAACACTAG